In Fluviicola taffensis DSM 16823, the following are encoded in one genomic region:
- a CDS encoding DoxX family protein, translating to MKKTTNVFLWIAQTLLSITLIWAGALKNIQPIEKLELMWPWAGQVSPAFVQFTGVIDLLGGIGLIVPALFRIKPILTPIAALGIILLMISASVFHISRGEGTQIGFNIVVAAIAGFIAYGRLKVVVIRSK from the coding sequence ATGAAAAAAACAACCAACGTGTTCTTATGGATTGCACAAACACTGTTATCGATTACTTTAATTTGGGCAGGTGCCTTAAAAAATATTCAACCGATTGAAAAACTGGAACTCATGTGGCCTTGGGCAGGTCAAGTTTCCCCAGCTTTTGTTCAATTCACAGGAGTCATTGATTTATTAGGAGGAATCGGATTAATTGTACCAGCTCTTTTTCGAATTAAACCGATTCTAACACCCATTGCAGCTCTTGGAATCATTCTACTTATGATTTCGGCTAGTGTTTTTCATATTTCTCGGGGAGAAGGAACACAAATTGGGTTCAACATCGTAGTTGCGGCAATTGCAGGTTTTATAGCTTATGGAAGATTAAAGGTTGTTGTGATACGTTCGAAATAA
- a CDS encoding Ig-like domain-containing protein, translating into MKTTIFWGYFLFPLFTLLGLSAFSQGSDTQAGATGVPVTLPFAATGSTVSATNNYDIGGTTVDDGPDWFYYHCATSNATIWVTITFTPNITNPVLPSITILDATGVTLLGQTQIFGDNSGTYGIPYTPTAGQCYYFVIDNDGATGGFNYNISMSNTVPPHPANPTQPACTNIGFDAASTAGWLGSWGHSMQTGVSPQPTPTYTPIFYNTTGGHHTITTPGIDIQAPIQKVCPQIPGNTNSLLLGDGPNGAYGGASIEQKFQVTASNALFIYYYALVIQDGGAAGGGSTTAHTDQEQPYFKIDALDCGGVPIACGNLLVTGGPGIPGFTQLGTSGIYWKDWTAVMLDLTPYIGSCVTMRFTLGDCSIGAHYAYAYLDATCGPMSIVAPPTICQFQTSTLTAPAGAATYSWVETSAPGTVLGTANTLSVTPTTTGTFNYQCTMTSVAGCSSTLTTSVTVLPSPQITVTNPASVCSPGTVNLTSAGVVTINSGTGTIGYFSDAACTIPIASPSAISVSGTYYIRILNANGCFEIEPVTVVVNASPTADVTTLDQAICPGASVNLNATLTPAGYNNPVTFTNTTDFSLNDGSVTPINSPITVTGITPQTAGVLPIVSVNLNIPHTYVGDVTVWLRCPNGSTIELTSDNGGAGQNYTNTTFVPTGSPSITTGTAPFTGSFTPEQAFSLLNSCAVNGVWTLQVYDLGVGDVGTLTDWSITFNNFVPPTFVWSPTTNMTNSTTLTPTVAPTTTTIYTLTGTNSIGGCTSTDQVTITVNPLPTATISGTTTVCQNATAPTVTFTGANGIAPYTFTYNINGGANQTVSSGAGVTATVTAPTTVSGTFTYNLVSVTSAMGCSQNQPGTAVITVNPIPTVNAPAPQTVCANTSTTAVTFTGNNTAITTFDWTNNSTSIGLGANGTGNIASFTGTNATASPITATITVTPTLNTCVGTPQNFTITVNPTPTVNAPTPQTVCANTSTTPVVFTGNNTATTTFNWTNNTTSIGLGANGTGTIGAFTATNGTAAPVVATITVTPTLNVCSGTPQNFTITVNPIPTVNAPTPQTICANTSTTAVTFTGNNTATTTFDWTNNTTSIGLVANGTGNIASFTGTNATASPVTATITVTPTLNTCVGTSQNFTITVNPIPTVNVPTPQTICANTSATTVTFTGNNTATTTFNWTNNNTSIGLGANGTGNIGSFTATNATATPVTATITVTPTLNGCVGISQNFSITVNPAPTIGGTFTVCAGSTTQLTGSGTPALATPWTSSNTAIATISTTGLVAGVNPGTSTITYTNSDGCSITQAVTITSGATITGTLNVCTGSTTQLTGSGTPATTSPWSSSNNAVATVSNTGLVTGISAGTTTITYTNSTGCLDNEVLTVNPLPTITGSDVCIGATTQLTASGTANATNPWVSSNPTIATISATGLVNGISAGSAVMTYTNSNGCSNTMTLNVLGLPVISGTLNACIGATTQLSATGTPNITNPWASSNTGVATVSNTGLVTGVSAGTTTITYTNSGSCQTTTVVTINSLPTITGTLSVCAGLTTQLTGSGTANTTNPWTSSNTSVATISNTGLVTGVSAGTATITYLNNNACSQTASITVNALPTAAIAGASTICAGSSTTFTISGTPNATVIYSNGTVNSNVVLNAAGNATVNTGVLNATTTYTLVSAQSATPASCTNTLTGSIVVTVNPIPVMNPVANTVVCPGDNVTIPAFTSNPAGATYAWTNTNTATGLGASGSGDIPNFVGVNPGTTPISGTITVIPTLNGCSGLAVTFTIGVSNNPAANAGVDLSLCINSTSGNQIGSPAVVGNTYSWNPATDLSDATISNPTVNTTVQGTTQYTVTVTNTLGCESTDQVSITIHPLPAVSFQASSDEGCAPVSITFTNDDPTNSVNCVWTIPGVGTQVGCGSITQQFNTAGVFDVSLTITDANGCVNSMTNSGMITIYPEVDASFGVNVLEQSILNPVFQLTNNSTNATAYLWEFGDGTTSTQTNPTHTYTETPGVYRIYLYASNPAGCNDSAVIVVSVIDELIFYIPNTFTPDGDEFNNTFFPVFSSGFDAQNYTLLIFDRWGEIIFESHDVDFGWDGTYIGQLCKEGVYTWKITIKERNKDKHHEYVGHVNLLK; encoded by the coding sequence ATTTCCTCTATTTACCCTTTTAGGTCTATCTGCATTCTCTCAAGGGTCAGATACTCAAGCCGGAGCAACTGGTGTTCCAGTTACTTTACCATTTGCAGCAACGGGATCAACCGTTTCAGCAACAAATAATTATGATATTGGAGGTACTACGGTAGATGATGGACCAGATTGGTTTTACTACCACTGTGCTACATCCAATGCAACCATTTGGGTTACGATCACTTTTACACCAAATATCACCAATCCCGTATTGCCATCAATAACAATTTTGGATGCTACAGGTGTTACTTTATTGGGACAAACACAAATTTTCGGAGATAATTCAGGAACTTATGGAATTCCATATACACCAACTGCAGGACAATGCTATTATTTTGTGATAGATAATGATGGAGCAACTGGAGGATTCAATTACAACATCAGTATGTCAAATACTGTTCCTCCACATCCTGCGAATCCAACACAACCAGCCTGTACAAATATTGGCTTTGATGCAGCTTCAACAGCTGGTTGGTTAGGTTCTTGGGGGCATTCGATGCAAACTGGAGTATCTCCACAACCAACACCAACTTATACGCCTATTTTTTATAATACAACTGGTGGTCATCATACGATTACAACTCCAGGAATTGACATACAAGCACCCATTCAGAAAGTTTGCCCTCAAATTCCGGGAAACACGAATTCATTGTTGCTCGGAGATGGACCAAATGGAGCTTATGGCGGAGCGAGTATTGAACAGAAATTTCAAGTCACAGCTTCCAATGCATTGTTTATTTATTATTATGCATTGGTGATCCAAGATGGAGGAGCAGCCGGTGGAGGAAGTACAACAGCTCATACCGACCAAGAACAACCTTATTTTAAGATTGATGCACTGGATTGTGGTGGAGTTCCTATTGCTTGTGGAAATTTATTGGTGACCGGAGGTCCTGGAATCCCTGGGTTTACCCAGCTTGGAACATCAGGTATTTACTGGAAAGATTGGACAGCAGTGATGTTGGATCTAACTCCTTATATTGGTTCGTGTGTAACGATGAGATTTACTTTAGGTGATTGTTCGATCGGAGCACACTATGCTTATGCTTATTTGGATGCAACATGTGGACCAATGAGTATTGTTGCACCACCAACTATTTGTCAGTTTCAAACTTCTACATTAACAGCTCCTGCTGGTGCAGCAACTTATTCTTGGGTGGAAACTTCTGCTCCTGGAACAGTTTTAGGAACTGCGAATACGCTTTCCGTTACGCCAACTACAACAGGTACGTTTAATTATCAGTGTACGATGACATCGGTTGCAGGTTGTAGTTCGACTTTGACTACATCTGTTACTGTTTTGCCATCACCGCAAATTACGGTTACGAATCCAGCGTCTGTTTGTTCGCCGGGGACGGTTAATTTGACAAGTGCTGGCGTGGTTACAATTAATTCAGGTACAGGAACGATTGGATATTTTTCGGATGCGGCTTGTACCATTCCTATAGCTTCTCCAAGTGCTATTTCGGTCAGTGGAACTTATTACATTCGGATCTTAAATGCAAATGGGTGCTTTGAAATAGAACCAGTAACTGTCGTTGTGAATGCAAGTCCAACGGCGGATGTTACAACCCTTGATCAGGCGATTTGTCCTGGTGCAAGTGTGAATTTGAATGCAACACTTACACCCGCAGGTTATAATAATCCGGTGACGTTTACGAATACAACGGATTTCTCGTTGAATGATGGAAGTGTAACGCCGATTAATTCTCCGATTACAGTAACAGGAATTACCCCACAAACAGCTGGAGTTCTGCCAATTGTTTCCGTAAATCTGAATATTCCACATACATATGTTGGTGACGTGACTGTTTGGCTTCGCTGTCCAAACGGAAGCACTATTGAGCTAACATCTGATAATGGAGGGGCAGGGCAAAACTATACCAACACCACTTTTGTTCCGACAGGTTCTCCTTCTATCACAACCGGAACTGCACCTTTTACTGGAAGTTTCACTCCAGAACAGGCCTTTTCTTTATTGAATTCCTGCGCAGTTAATGGGGTTTGGACACTCCAGGTGTATGATTTGGGGGTAGGAGATGTAGGAACACTAACCGATTGGTCTATTACCTTTAATAATTTTGTTCCTCCTACATTTGTTTGGTCGCCAACTACCAATATGACCAATTCTACGACATTAACTCCAACAGTTGCACCAACTACCACAACCATTTATACCTTAACTGGAACCAATTCAATTGGAGGTTGTACCTCAACGGATCAAGTTACGATAACTGTAAACCCACTTCCAACAGCAACAATCTCAGGAACGACAACGGTTTGTCAGAATGCGACGGCACCAACTGTTACTTTCACGGGAGCGAATGGAATAGCGCCTTATACATTTACTTACAATATCAATGGGGGGGCGAATCAAACGGTAAGTAGCGGAGCGGGAGTAACAGCAACCGTTACCGCACCAACTACAGTTTCAGGAACATTTACTTATAATTTAGTGAGTGTAACGAGTGCAATGGGTTGTTCTCAAAATCAGCCAGGAACAGCCGTAATTACCGTAAATCCGATTCCAACCGTCAACGCACCAGCGCCTCAAACGGTTTGTGCAAATACATCAACAACGGCTGTTACTTTTACAGGTAATAATACTGCAATCACAACCTTCGACTGGACGAATAATAGCACTTCCATTGGATTGGGGGCAAATGGAACAGGAAATATAGCTTCATTTACAGGAACGAATGCAACTGCTTCACCCATTACGGCTACCATTACAGTAACTCCAACTTTGAATACTTGTGTTGGAACTCCACAAAACTTCACCATAACGGTCAATCCAACTCCAACTGTGAATGCGCCAACACCGCAAACGGTTTGTGCCAATACATCTACAACACCTGTTGTTTTTACAGGAAATAATACCGCCACAACAACTTTCAATTGGACGAATAATACCACTTCCATTGGATTAGGAGCGAATGGAACAGGAACTATTGGGGCTTTTACAGCAACAAATGGAACGGCTGCACCGGTAGTTGCTACAATTACAGTAACTCCAACGTTGAATGTGTGTAGTGGAACTCCTCAGAATTTCACCATAACGGTCAATCCAATTCCAACTGTTAATGCACCGACACCACAAACGATTTGTGCAAATACATCAACAACGGCTGTTACTTTTACAGGTAATAATACTGCAACCACAACTTTCGACTGGACGAATAATACCACTTCCATTGGATTGGTAGCAAATGGAACAGGAAATATAGCTTCATTTACAGGAACGAATGCAACTGCTTCACCCGTTACGGCTACCATTACAGTAACTCCAACTTTGAACACCTGTGTTGGAACTTCACAAAATTTCACCATAACGGTCAATCCAATTCCAACGGTCAATGTACCAACGCCACAAACGATTTGTGCAAACACATCTGCAACGACGGTTACTTTCACCGGAAATAACACAGCAACAACAACTTTTAACTGGACGAATAACAACACTTCCATTGGATTGGGAGCAAACGGAACAGGAAATATTGGTTCGTTTACAGCAACAAATGCAACTGCTACTCCTGTTACAGCTACGATTACAGTAACACCAACGTTGAATGGCTGTGTTGGGATATCTCAAAATTTCAGTATAACGGTGAATCCAGCTCCAACAATTGGAGGGACTTTTACAGTATGTGCCGGATCAACAACTCAATTAACTGGAAGTGGAACTCCAGCATTAGCGACTCCATGGACCTCTTCAAATACAGCAATAGCAACAATCTCTACTACTGGTTTGGTGGCTGGAGTGAACCCAGGAACGAGTACCATTACTTATACTAATTCGGATGGATGTTCGATTACGCAAGCCGTAACAATTACATCTGGCGCAACAATTACAGGGACGCTAAATGTTTGTACGGGATCGACAACTCAATTAACGGGAAGTGGAACTCCAGCAACAACAAGTCCGTGGAGTTCTTCAAATAATGCGGTAGCAACTGTTTCCAATACTGGATTAGTTACAGGCATAAGTGCTGGAACGACAACAATAACTTATACCAATTCAACAGGATGTTTGGATAATGAAGTATTAACCGTAAATCCATTGCCAACAATTACAGGTTCGGATGTTTGTATTGGAGCGACTACTCAATTAACAGCTTCTGGAACTGCTAATGCAACCAATCCATGGGTTTCTTCTAATCCTACGATAGCAACAATAAGTGCTACAGGTTTGGTAAATGGCATTTCTGCTGGTTCTGCGGTTATGACTTACACAAATTCAAATGGGTGTTCCAATACCATGACTCTAAATGTGCTTGGATTACCAGTGATTTCAGGGACTTTAAATGCTTGTATCGGAGCAACAACTCAATTATCTGCGACAGGTACGCCAAATATTACAAATCCATGGGCATCATCTAATACAGGTGTTGCAACGGTTTCTAATACAGGGCTTGTTACAGGAGTTTCAGCAGGAACTACTACAATCACATATACGAATTCGGGCTCTTGCCAAACGACAACTGTTGTAACAATTAACTCATTGCCAACAATTACTGGAACTCTTTCCGTTTGCGCAGGATTAACTACTCAACTGACTGGTTCTGGTACCGCAAATACGACAAATCCATGGACTTCTTCGAATACTTCGGTAGCAACGATTTCCAATACAGGATTAGTTACTGGAGTTTCTGCAGGAACAGCAACGATTACTTATTTAAATAACAATGCGTGTTCCCAAACGGCAAGTATTACCGTAAATGCTCTTCCTACAGCAGCAATTGCAGGTGCTTCAACTATTTGTGCTGGGTCAAGTACAACATTCACCATTTCTGGAACACCAAATGCAACCGTAATTTATTCGAATGGAACAGTCAATTCGAATGTCGTGTTGAACGCTGCTGGAAATGCTACTGTAAACACAGGAGTGCTAAATGCAACAACTACGTATACGTTGGTTTCAGCCCAATCGGCAACTCCGGCATCTTGTACAAATACCTTAACTGGATCAATTGTTGTAACGGTAAATCCAATTCCTGTGATGAATCCAGTTGCAAATACAGTGGTTTGTCCTGGAGACAACGTTACGATTCCAGCTTTTACATCCAATCCAGCAGGAGCCACTTATGCTTGGACAAATACAAATACAGCTACTGGACTTGGAGCAAGTGGGAGTGGAGATATTCCAAATTTTGTTGGGGTAAATCCAGGAACAACTCCAATCAGTGGAACCATAACCGTTATCCCAACTTTAAATGGTTGTTCTGGTTTAGCGGTAACATTTACAATTGGTGTTAGCAATAATCCAGCGGCAAATGCGGGTGTTGATTTAAGCCTTTGTATCAATTCAACTTCAGGAAATCAAATTGGATCGCCAGCTGTTGTAGGAAATACGTATTCTTGGAACCCAGCAACTGATTTGAGCGATGCAACAATTTCCAATCCCACGGTGAACACAACAGTCCAAGGAACAACGCAATACACAGTGACAGTGACAAATACATTAGGTTGTGAATCTACGGATCAAGTTTCTATTACGATTCATCCATTACCGGCTGTTTCATTCCAAGCGAGTTCTGATGAAGGTTGCGCACCCGTTTCAATCACATTTACGAATGACGACCCTACGAATTCTGTCAATTGTGTTTGGACCATTCCAGGTGTTGGAACTCAAGTTGGTTGTGGATCAATCACTCAACAGTTCAATACTGCTGGGGTCTTTGATGTAAGCTTAACTATTACAGATGCAAATGGTTGCGTAAATTCGATGACTAATTCAGGAATGATTACGATTTATCCTGAAGTTGATGCTTCCTTCGGAGTAAATGTTCTTGAGCAATCAATTTTGAATCCGGTATTCCAATTGACAAATAATTCAACAAATGCGACGGCTTATTTGTGGGAATTTGGAGATGGAACAACTTCTACTCAAACGAATCCAACACATACATATACAGAAACGCCAGGGGTGTATCGTATTTATTTGTATGCATCGAATCCTGCGGGTTGTAATGACAGTGCTGTAATTGTTGTGTCAGTAATTGACGAGCTGATTTTTTATATTCCAAATACCTTCACACCAGATGGTGATGAATTTAATAACACCTTCTTCCCAGTCTTCAGTTCTGGATTCGACGCGCAGAATTATACTTTGTTGATTTTTGATCGTTGGGGGGAAATCATCTTCGAGTCTCACGATGTGGATTTTGGTTGGGACGGAACTTATATTGGACAGTTGTGTAAAGAAGGAGTTTATACTTGGAAGATTACTATCAAGGAACGAAATAAAGACAAGCATCACGAATATGTGGGGCATGTGAATTTGTTGAAGTAG
- a CDS encoding ribonuclease HII — MQLLDHFDETKLEAGCDEAGRGCLAGPVVCASVILPKGFSHPLLNDSKQLSEKSRNLLRPIIEQEALAFSVQFLQPDEIVVLNILKASLTGMHRAAMALKIRPELLLIDGNKTLLSNEIPSIAFIKGDGKYKSIAAASILAKTYRDEYMEKLHEDFTHYDWKINKGYPTKAHRKAIEIHGACIHHRPGFNLLGKGQLSLFME; from the coding sequence ATGCAATTATTAGACCATTTTGACGAAACAAAATTAGAAGCTGGATGCGATGAAGCTGGCAGAGGCTGTCTAGCTGGACCTGTGGTTTGTGCTTCGGTTATTCTTCCAAAAGGATTTTCACATCCATTATTAAATGATTCTAAACAACTTTCTGAAAAAAGCAGAAATTTATTACGACCTATTATTGAGCAAGAAGCATTAGCTTTCTCCGTTCAGTTTCTTCAACCAGACGAAATAGTTGTACTCAATATTTTAAAGGCTTCATTAACTGGAATGCATCGTGCGGCAATGGCCTTAAAAATCAGACCTGAGCTATTACTCATTGATGGTAATAAAACATTGCTTTCAAATGAGATTCCTTCGATTGCTTTCATCAAAGGAGATGGTAAATACAAAAGCATTGCAGCTGCATCAATTCTTGCAAAAACCTATCGAGACGAATACATGGAAAAATTGCATGAGGATTTTACTCATTACGATTGGAAAATAAACAAAGGATACCCCACAAAAGCACATCGAAAAGCAATAGAAATTCATGGAGCATGCATTCATCATCGTCCTGGATTTAATCTTCTTGGAAAAGGTCAATTATCACTATTTATGGAGTAA
- a CDS encoding winged helix-turn-helix transcriptional regulator, translated as MLSNGKCPKNILSIKDALEAVEGRWKLLILFSLSTGTKRFKELGREVSWITDKTLSRELKLLESNKLITRKVFDTFPPAVEYTITEHGKSLEKVIEELHYWGLAHRKEVLGK; from the coding sequence ATGTTATCAAACGGAAAATGTCCTAAAAATATTTTGTCAATCAAAGATGCTTTGGAAGCTGTTGAAGGTCGCTGGAAACTATTGATTTTATTCTCCCTTTCCACAGGAACGAAACGATTTAAGGAGCTTGGAAGAGAAGTTTCATGGATTACAGACAAAACATTATCGCGAGAATTAAAACTACTTGAATCGAATAAGTTAATTACTCGAAAAGTTTTTGATACGTTTCCGCCAGCCGTAGAATATACAATTACAGAACACGGAAAATCATTGGAGAAAGTCATTGAAGAGTTGCACTATTGGGGTTTGGCCCATCGAAAGGAAGTTTTGGGGAAGTGA
- a CDS encoding DUF5723 family protein — translation MKKQLLKLTLFAFSCLTTISAISQNYLGVHSSNYAGVMGLDAQPASFVDGRFIVDINLGSANVGAWQNAKYFKTDVMPKWWLKSFKKDTMWMQPDSTLYERSMFNLYDYSKAGVKPRGVYLNYQIDILNFAFHITPKIALGFSAKSRMITNVEDLDPKLSKLAEEGLDFAGLWNLQLNDKLVTMNSMAWNEYGINYGQVVMDKGEHFLKIGGRVKLLQGLASAYAYTDELDYNLLNKDTANNLKAKIKYGYSDNLDQLKDFNANSFFKSASKLGFGLDLGVVYEWRPKYKEFKYEMDGKTDLWMRNENKYELRAGVSVIDIGGMKFTKGGSSRDFSVETSVFDLRVFEKANSFASFDSIIDSLITSGNGWNSNEGTGETYYMNTPTALSIQLDYHIWKWFYINATGNINMIGKRNPSKVKTPHQFSITPSFDYAWFGLYVPVSYNNYSGWKAGIASRLGPITIGVVDFNSLFAVGKVRGTEFFVGLRLPILYSKPNDRDGDKVSDKKDECVDIPGIWTFKGCPDTDGDGIKDTEDLCPETPGLLEFQGCPDRDGDKIPDKDDACPDLPGLALYRGCPDTDEDGIIDPNDSCPTVKGLAAFNGCPDRDGDGLQDSEDLCPDLPGPLANQGCPDSDNDGLYDNVDKCPNEYGSRENEGCPWPDTDKDGLYDKDDACPTIPGPIENRGCPKIEKEEQEILNTAFENLEFASGKAIILATSFKSLDDLAALLIKKPEWKLQIAGHTDNKGDAKKNLTLSKNRAEAVKKYLTSKGVDATKLKPEWFGQTKPIATNATPEGRQKNRRVEMNVIFE, via the coding sequence ATGAAGAAACAGTTACTTAAATTAACTCTCTTTGCTTTTTCATGTTTAACTACTATCAGTGCAATTTCTCAAAATTACTTGGGTGTACATAGTAGTAATTATGCTGGAGTAATGGGATTAGACGCCCAACCAGCAAGTTTTGTTGACGGTCGATTTATCGTTGACATCAACCTTGGAAGTGCGAATGTTGGTGCATGGCAAAACGCCAAGTATTTTAAAACTGACGTAATGCCAAAATGGTGGTTGAAATCTTTCAAAAAAGATACTATGTGGATGCAACCAGACAGTACCCTTTATGAACGATCAATGTTTAATCTTTATGATTATTCAAAGGCTGGAGTTAAACCAAGAGGTGTTTATTTAAATTACCAGATTGACATCTTAAACTTTGCTTTCCATATTACGCCAAAAATTGCATTAGGCTTTTCTGCAAAAAGTAGAATGATTACCAATGTCGAAGATCTTGACCCAAAATTATCAAAATTAGCAGAAGAAGGTCTCGATTTCGCGGGTCTTTGGAACTTGCAATTGAATGATAAATTGGTAACAATGAATTCAATGGCATGGAATGAGTATGGTATTAATTATGGACAAGTAGTAATGGACAAGGGTGAGCATTTCTTGAAAATAGGTGGTCGTGTGAAATTGCTTCAAGGACTTGCATCTGCGTATGCTTATACTGATGAATTAGATTACAACTTACTAAATAAGGATACAGCAAACAATCTAAAAGCAAAAATCAAATACGGTTATTCGGATAATTTGGATCAATTAAAAGATTTCAATGCAAATTCCTTTTTTAAATCTGCATCAAAACTTGGATTTGGTTTAGACTTAGGTGTCGTTTACGAATGGCGTCCTAAATACAAAGAATTCAAATATGAAATGGATGGAAAAACTGACTTATGGATGCGTAACGAAAACAAGTATGAACTAAGAGCTGGAGTTTCCGTAATAGATATCGGTGGAATGAAATTCACCAAAGGAGGTAGCAGTAGAGATTTCTCTGTTGAAACAAGTGTTTTTGATTTACGTGTTTTTGAAAAAGCAAACTCATTCGCATCCTTTGATTCCATTATTGACAGTTTAATTACTTCTGGAAATGGATGGAATTCAAATGAAGGTACTGGTGAAACATATTATATGAATACACCAACTGCATTAAGCATTCAATTGGATTACCATATTTGGAAATGGTTTTACATCAATGCAACGGGTAACATTAACATGATTGGTAAAAGAAACCCTTCTAAAGTAAAAACACCACATCAATTTTCAATTACTCCAAGCTTTGATTATGCATGGTTCGGATTGTATGTTCCAGTTTCATACAACAATTATTCAGGTTGGAAAGCAGGTATTGCATCTCGTTTAGGACCAATCACTATTGGAGTGGTAGATTTTAATTCGCTTTTTGCAGTTGGAAAAGTAAGGGGAACCGAATTCTTTGTCGGACTTCGTCTTCCTATTCTTTATTCGAAACCAAACGATAGAGATGGTGATAAAGTATCTGACAAAAAAGATGAATGTGTTGATATCCCAGGAATTTGGACTTTCAAAGGTTGTCCTGATACAGATGGTGATGGAATCAAAGACACTGAAGACCTTTGTCCAGAGACACCAGGTTTATTAGAATTCCAAGGTTGTCCTGACCGTGATGGTGATAAAATTCCAGATAAAGATGATGCCTGTCCAGATTTACCAGGTCTTGCATTGTACAGAGGATGTCCAGATACAGATGAGGATGGAATTATCGATCCAAATGATAGCTGTCCTACAGTAAAAGGTTTGGCTGCATTCAATGGTTGTCCTGACCGTGATGGAGATGGATTACAAGATTCTGAAGACCTTTGTCCAGATCTTCCTGGCCCATTGGCAAATCAAGGATGCCCAGATAGTGATAACGACGGATTATATGACAACGTAGATAAGTGTCCAAACGAATATGGTTCAAGAGAAAACGAAGGTTGTCCTTGGCCAGATACAGACAAAGATGGATTGTACGATAAAGATGATGCTTGTCCAACAATTCCAGGTCCAATCGAAAATCGTGGATGTCCTAAGATTGAGAAAGAAGAGCAAGAAATTTTGAATACTGCATTTGAGAACTTAGAGTTCGCATCAGGTAAAGCAATTATTCTTGCAACTTCGTTCAAATCATTGGATGACTTAGCTGCATTGTTAATCAAAAAACCAGAGTGGAAATTACAAATCGCTGGTCACACAGATAACAAAGGTGATGCTAAGAAAAACTTAACATTGTCTAAAAACCGTGCTGAAGCAGTTAAGAAATACTTAACTAGCAAAGGTGTTGATGCGACTAAATTGAAACCAGAATGGTTCGGTCAAACAAAACCAATTGCTACAAATGCTACACCAGAAGGTCGTCAGAAAAACAGACGTGTTGAAATGAATGTGATTTTTGAATAA